CGCTGTCCAGCGTGGTCCTGCTCTACCTCTACCGCATTCCCCGCCAGCTCGGCTGATGACTCGCCTGGGCCTTTGCCTGCTCGCGCTGCTGGCCTGGCCGGCTCTGGCGGTCGAGCGGGTGGTCAGCCTGGCGCCCTCGCTCAGTGAAATCGTCCTGGAGCTCAATGCCGCCGATCTGCTGGTCGGCGTGCTGGACGGCGGCGAGCGGCCGGCCGCGCTCAGCCATGTGCCGTCGGTGGGGCGCTATGGCCAGCTGGAGATGGAACGCCTGCTCAAGCTGCAGCCCGATCTGGTGCTGCTCTGGCCCGACAGCATCGGCCCGGCCCAGCGCCAGCAGCTGCAGGCGTTCGGCATTCCCCTGCTGGTCGTCGAGCCCCGTGATCTTGCCCGCCTGGCCGAGCAGTTCGCCGAGATCGGTGCGCGCATCGGCCGGGGCGAGCAGGGACAGCTGTTGCGCCGGCGCTTCAGCGAGCGCCTCGCCGAGCTGGGCCAGCGCTATGGGCGGGAGCAGCCCGTGCGGGTGTTCTACCAGGTCTGGGACAGGCCGCTGTACACCATCGGCGGCCAGCAGATCATCAGCGATGCCCTGCGGTTGTGCGGCGCCGAGAACGTGTTCGCCGACCTGAGCCTGCCGGCGCCGCAGGTCAGCGTCGAGGCGGTGTTGCAGCGCGATCCCGAGGTCATCCTCGCCGGCAGCGGCGCCCAGCTGGACAGCTGGCGCCGCTGGCCGCAACTGGCTGCGGTACGGCGCCAGCAACTCTGGCCGGTGCCGGACAAGGGCCTGGAGCGGCCCAGCTTCCAGATGCTGGCCGCAACCGAGAAGCTGTGCGCCCAACTGGCCGAGGCCAAGTAGAGCGCTGAATGCACAAGGCCCCGCGATTGCGGGGCCTTGTTGCAAGTGGCTGCTTAGAAGCGGTAGCCGACGCTCAGTTGCACATCCTCTTCCGGTGCCGGATACAGCCCCTTGTTTCCCGGCGTCCAGGCTGAGTAGGTGGCGAAACTATCGTAGCGTTTGCCGGTGAGGTTGTTGACCCGCAGCTTGGCGTTGAACTGCTGATACTCGTACTTAAACGCCGCGTTGAACAGGGTATAGCCCCCTTCCCGCGGCAGGACATGGGCGTCGTCGCTGGAGAGGTAGCGGGCTCCGGTGTAGATCGCTTCCAGATAGGCGTTCAGCCCTGGCAGGATCACGTAGTTCAGATGCGCGCCGGCGCTATGGCGGGATACCCAGGGTACTTCGTTGCCCTTGTTCTGGCCGGCGCGGAACTCCGAGTCGGTGAAGCTGTACTGGGCACCGACACTGAGCTTGTCGGTCAGCGAACCCTCACCCTCGAGCAGCAGACCCTCGCGACGGGTCTTGTCCAGGTTGATATTGGCACCGGCGCCAGGGCCGAATACGGCGTGTTCGGCGAGTGGGTCGTACAGCAGCTCGTCTTGCAGATCCAGGCGGTAGAGAGTGGCCTGGTAACGCTGGCGGCCATCGCGCCACTCGATTCCGCTTTCCCAGGACTCGCCGGTCTGTGGCTTGAGGAAGGTCACGCCGGGCCCGACGGAGGCGTTCTCATTGACGTTGGCCCAGCGCAGTACATCCTCGCGCTTGATGAACAGGCTGGTCTGCTGGTTCGGCTGCCACTGCAGGGCAACGCTGGTGCTGCCTTCCCGGTCTGTATGACTGAGGTCGTTGCGCTTGTTGCGGTCCTCGGCCTCGCTGGCGCGGTAGCCCAGGATCAGGTTGACATCGCTGGCCAGTGGCTGGCTCAGCTGGGTGTACCAGTCGCGCTGAGTCTGGCGCGCCATGCTGCTGAAGCTCGGAAAGCTGGCGTAGGCGGCCTGGTAATCGCTGGTGATGTGGTCGTGGCCGATCAGCCACTCGCTGCGGCCCAGGCCGCTATCGAAGTGGGCCGTCAGGCGCGGGCTGAAGCTCTCCACGCGGGTGCCGTCGTTGAACGGGCTGCCGGAAATCAGGCCTACTCCGTCGGCGTCGCGGAAGCTGTAATCGAAGTTGCCGGTCCAGTTGGCGCCGATGGCCTGTTCCAAAGCGAAGCGGTGGACCTGGGTTTTGCTGTCGTTCCACTCGTTGGAGGCGCTCGCCTTGCGGTCGGCGCGGCGTTGGGCAATGGTCAGGGCGCCTGGGTAGAGCAGTTCATCGTCGGTGCTCTGATACTCGTAGAGCGCCCAGCCATCGGCGTGATCGTAGCGCAGCCGGCCGAAGCCGTTGCTGTAGCTGGCGTTGTTGTGGTCGCGATAATTGTCGGTGTGGCGCGTTTCGCCGCTGGCATAGACGGAGAAACCGGCGCCTAGCTGCTGGAACAGATGCCCGCGATAGGCCTCCAGGTCGTGGCTGCCCTGGGTCGTCTCCACATAGGCTTCGTTGTCGAGCGGGGTGCGAGTGATGATGTTGATCACCCCGCCCACCGCCTGGTCGCCGTAGAGCACGGTGCCGGCGCCGCGGATGATCTCGATGCGCTCGATGTTGGCCAGGGGCACGCTGTTGAGATCGGGACCGCTCAGGCTCGGATTGTTCAGGCGGCGGCCATCCACCAGCACCAGGGTGTTGTTCACCGCATTCTCGCCGAAACCGCGCAGGCTGATCGACGCGCGGTTGCCATCGCCCAGGGTGTCGCGAACCTGCAGCCCCGCCTGCCCGCGCAGCACATCGATCAGACTGCTGGCGGCGGTCTTCTCGATTTGTTTGCGGTCGATTACCCGGACGCTGGCCGGCGCAGGCTTCTGCAACGGGGTGCCGCGGGTCACGACCAGTGGCTGGGCCTGATAGGGTTCGGCGGGCTCGGCAGCCAGCGCCAGGCTCGGGGTCAGCGCGATGGCCAGGGCCAGGGGGGACAGCTTCATGAATAAATCCTCAAAAGGGAGAAGTCTTTTGAGGAGGGCAGGGACAAGCACGGGCAAGCGGACGGGTGCCAGCGCTTGACGGTGATGCCCTCCGCAACACCAGTCAGATTGCGCCGAGGCAGGTCTCCGGGCTGTCGACTGCGATCTTCCCACCTTCCCAGGCGAACCCAGTGGTGTGTCGGGAGGACCGGCGCCAGAGCGAGCGGCTCAGGTGCTGTCGATTACCGTTGCGGGGGCAGCGCAGGCTTGGCGGCTGTCGGCTGACAGCGGCGCACCTGCTTCCCTTTTCACGCGGCTGGTGTGGCCGCGACCTCGGACAACTTAAAACGCCGCGCACCATAAGGGGCTGCGGCGGGTAAAGCAATGGTGCGACACGGGCAGTCGTCGCCCGGGGCGCGTCGATCAGGCTTGGAGTGCGGCCAGGCGTTGACGGATGGCGGCCTCGATGCCGGCTTCGTCGAGGCCGCATTCGGCGAGCATCTGCGCCGGCTTGGCGTGTTCGACGTAGTAGTCCGGCAGGCCCAGGTGCAGCACCGACTTGAGCAGGCCCGCGCCGGCCAGGAATTCGCTGACCGCGCTGCCGGCGCCGCCCATGATGCTGTTTTCCTCGACGGTCACCAGCAGCTCGTGGTCCGCCGCCAGCTGGCGCACCAGGGCCTCATCCAGGGGTTTGACAAAGCGCATGTCGACCACCGTGGCGTCCAGGCTTTCGCCCACCTTCAGCGCCTCGGCCAGCTGCACGCCGAACACCAGCAGGGCGACGCCGCGGCCCTGGCGACGGACCACGCCCTTGCCGATCTGCAGCGGCTCCAGGCCCAGCTCGATGGCGGCGTTGGGGCCGCTGCCGCGCGGGTAGCGCACCGCCGCCGGGCCCAGGTACTGGTAGCCGGTGGTGAGCATGCGGCGCAGTTCGTTCTCGTCGCTGGGGGTCATCACCAGCATGCCGGGCACGCAGCGCAGGTAGGAGAGGTCGAAGCTGCCGGCGTGGGTCGGCCCGTCCTCGCCGACCAGGCCGGCGCGGTCGATGGCGAACAGCACGTCGAGGTGCTGCACGGCGACATCGTGGATCAGCTGGTCGTAGGCGCGCTGCAGGAAGGTGGAGTAGATCGCCACCACCGGCTTGGCGCCGTCGCAGGCCATGCCGGCGGCCAGGGTCACCGCATGCTGCTCGGCGATGGCCACGTCGAAGTAGCGCTGCGGGTAGCGTTCGCTGAAGGCCACCAAGTCCGAGCCTTCCTTCATCGCCGGGGTGATGCCGACCAGGCGATTGTCCTGGGCGGCCATGTCGCACAGCCACTGGCCGAAGACGCTGGAGTACTTGGGCCCGGCGGGCTTTTTCGGCGCGCTGGTCGGCGCGTCGATCGGCTCCAGCTTGGTGATCGCGTGGTAGCCGATCGGGTCGGCCTCGGCCGGGGCGAAGCCCTTGCCCTTCTTGGTGATCACATGGAGGAACTGCGGGCCGTCCAGGTCGCGCATGTTGCGCAGGGTGGCGAGCAGGGTCGGCAGGTCGTGGCCGTCGATCGGGCCGATGTAGTTCCAGCCCAGCTCCTCGAACAGGGTGCCGGGGACCAGCATGCCCTTGGCGTGCTCCTCGGTCTTGCGGGCGATCTCCCAGGCGCCGGGCAGGCGCGACAGCACCTTCTTGCTGCCTTCGCGCATGCTGGCGTAGGTGCGGCTGGAGAGCAGCTTGGCCAGGTAGTTGGACAGACCGCCGACATTCTTGGAGATCGACATGTCGTTGTCGTTGAGGATCACCAGCATGTTGGCGTTCAGGTCGGAGGCGTGGTTCAGCGCCTCGAAGGCCATGCCGGCGGTGAGCGCGCCATCGCCGATCACCGCCACGCTCTTGCGCTTGCTGTTGTCCAGGCGCGCGGCAATGGCCATCCCCAGGGCGGCGCTGATCGAGGTGCTGGAGTGGCCGACGCCGAAGGTGTCGTATTCGCTCTCGCTGCGCCGCGGGAAGGCGGCGATGCCGTCTTTCTGGCGCAGGCTGCTCATCTGCTCGCGACGCCCGGTGAGAATCTTGTGCGGGTAGGCCTGATGGCCGACGTCCCACACCAGGCGGTCGTCCGGGGTGTCGAAGACGTAGTGCAGGGCGATGGTCAGTTCGATCACCCCGAGGCCGGCGCCGAAGTGCCCGCCGGTCTGGCCGACCGTGAAGAGCAGGTACTGGCGCAGCTCGTCGGCCAGGGTTTCCAGCTCGGCCTCGCCCAGGCGGCGCAGTTCGTCCGGCGTGTTCGCGCGGTCGAGCAGGGGCGTCAGCGGGCGCTCGCGGGGAATCTCATCGAAGGTCGTCGGCATCGGGCGAATCGTTATAGGCAAAAAGATGCGGCAGTTTACCCGAAAGCGATGCCAAGCTTTAAGCCATAACTCCGCGCAAGCGTGGCGGGTGGCTCAGTGGCGGCGCTCGACGATGTAGCGGGCCAGCTCGCGCAGCGGCTCGGCGCCGTTGTCGAAGGCGCGCAGGGCGTGCAGGGCCTGGTCGCGCAGCTCCAGGGCATAGGCCTTGGCCTGTTCCAGGCCGAGCAGCGCGGGGTAGGTCGGCTTGTGGTTAGCCTGGTCCTTGCCTTGGGTCTTGCCCAGGGTGGCGGTGTCGCTCTCCACGTCGAGGACATCGTCCTGCACCTGGAACGCCAGGCCAATGGCCTGGGCATAGGCATGCAGGGCCTTCAGCGCGACGTCGTCGGCGCGGCCGCTGGCCAGGGCGCCGAGGCGCACACTGGCTTCGATCAGCGCGCCGGTCTTGTACCGGTGCATGGTCTCCAGGGCCGACTGGTCCAGCTGCTGGCCCACCGAACCGAGGTCGATGGCCTGGCCGCCGACCATCCCGGCCGGACCGGCGGCGCGGCTCAGGGCGGTGATCATCGCCAGGCGCAGCTCGGCAGCGTGTGGGTTGCGCTCGGCGTCGGCGAGCACCTCGAAGGCCAGGCTCTGCAGGCCGTCGCCGGCGAGTATGGCGGACGCCTCGTCGAAGGCCTTGTGGGTGGTGGGCTGGCCGCGGCGCAGGTCGTCGTCGTCCATGGCCGGCAGGTCGTCGTGGACCAGGGAGTAGGCGTGGATCAGCTCCACCGCGCAGGCCGCGCCATCGGCGTCTTGCGCCTCGCCACCGAGGGCCTCGCAGGCGGCGTAGACCAGCAGCGGGCGCACCCGTTTGCCGCCGTTGACCACGCTGTAATGCATGGCCTGGTAGAGCCGCTGCAGTTCAGCGCCGGGGGGCTGGAGCAGCTCGCTCAGCGCGGCATCGACGCGGCACTGGCACTGGGCCTGGTAGGCCGCGATCATGCCGAGCGGTCCGCGTCGAAGGGGGCTTCCTCCAGTTCGCCGTCGCGCTCCAGAAGAATCTGTACCTTCTGCTCGGCCTGGGTCAGGGCGGTCTGGCAATCGCGGGTCAGGCGGATGCCCTGCTCGAAAGCAGTCAGCGAATCCTCCAGCGACAGCTCGCCGCTTTCCAGGCGCTCGACCAGGCTCTGCAGGTCGGTGAGGGACTGCTCGAAGTCGAGCGCGGCTTTTTTACGGGCCATGGCGGACGGTCTCTGGAGGGGGCTCTGGCAGGGGGTGTGACCGGCGCGACACTAGCAGAGGCGCGGCGCCCGGGCAAATCCACGGCCTTGGCCGGAGCACTGTCAGGCCGCGAAATAGGTGGCCCAGAAGTAATAGGTGGTCATGCCGCCGCCCACTCCGATCACCAGGCTGCGCAGCAGGGCCGGCGGCAGGCGCTGGCCCAGGGCGCCGCCGGCATAGCCGCCGAGGGTGGCGCCGGTCAGCAGGATGGCCAGCTCGTACCAGCTGACCCGACCGGCGACCACGAAGGTCACGGTGGCGATGCTGTAGATCACCGCCGAGATAAGGTTCTTCAGGGCGTTGGCGCGGGCCACCGGGTGGCCCTCGATGGAGAACGCCGCCAGCTGCAGGATGCCCATGCCGGCGCCGAAGTAGCCGCCGTAGATCGATACGCCGACATGGGCGCCGAGCGACAGCGGGCTGTGCGGTGGCTGTGCGCTCGGCGCCGCCTGCGCCCGGCGCGCGGCCAGCAGGCGGCTGAGCCAGGGGCTGGCGGCGAACAGGGCTGTGGCAGCCAGCAGCAGCCAGGGGATCAGGTGGCGAAAGATCTCGTCGCCGCCGGCCAGCAGCAACAGGCCGCCGCCCAGGCCGCCGCACAACCCGGCCAGCAGCAATGGCAGCAGGTAGCGACCCAGCGGCCGCAGGCTGCTGCGCGCCGCCCAGGCCGCGGCCAGGCTGGCCGGCCACAGGGCCACGGCGTTGGTGGCATTGGCGGTGACCGGCGGCAGGCCGGCGGCCAGCAGCGCAGGGAAGGAGAAGAAGGTGCCGCCGCCGGCCAGGGCGTTCATGCCGCCGGCGGCGAAACCGGCGAGGACCAGCAACAGGATATCGTTCAGGCTCATGGTGCGATCCGCACAAAAGGAGCCGAGCTTACCCAGCTCGGGAGCGGCGGCCAAGCCGACCAAGGTGGTGTGGCGCGCTGCGACTGCTGTCGACCTAGTCGCCGCTCGCGCAGCAGCGACCGTCTTGCTGAACCGGCGGGCAGCACACCGAGCCGAAGGAGCAGAAGACGCAACAGTCTCCCGGTTTGGGCCGCAGCAGCACCTTGCACTGGCAGCATTCGTAGTAGTACTGGCAGGCATCGGTGGGCATGCGCTCGCGCTTGGCGAAGCCGCAGCGCGGGCAGGTCAACACGGATTCGAGAACGACGGGCTTCATCACGGTGCTACTCCCGTACCCTGGACGGATAGCCGGCATTGCCGGTCGCCTCGATCAGCGCCGCCGGCCGAGTCCGGTCGGGGTCGTATTGGAGGCTGGCGGTCTTGCGCTCGAAATCGACCTGCACCTTCTCGACCCCCGGCACTTGTTCCAGGGCCCGCTTGACCGTCAGCGGACAGAGCCCGCAGGTCATGTTCTGCACCTCGAGAGTCAGTGGTTGCGGTGGGGCGGCGAGCGCCAGCAGGGGCAAGGCGGCCAGGGCCGTCAGCAGCAGTTTGCGCATGGGACACCTCCTTTCAGTAGAGCAGTGGGGCAAGCCAGGGCACGGCGAGCAACGTCAGCAGCAGCGGCGTGACGATCCAGAACAGCAGGCGCTGGCGCCTCAGCGCGCGTGGGTCGGCGCAGGGCACTCCGGGCGCGCAGAGCTGCGGCACGAAGTACAGTCGGCGAAACGCCAGGCCGAGGAACAGCAGGGTCAAGCCAATGAAGATCGGCCGGTAGGGCTCCAGCGCCGTCAAGCTGGTCATCCACGAGCCGCCTATGCCGAGCGCCAGCAACGCCAGTGGTGCGACGCAACACAGCGACGCGCCTATGGCCGCCAGTCCGCCCGCCAGCAGCGAGCCTCTTCCGCTAAGCATGCCCATGTCGACTCCTTGAACCCGTGTACGATGAGGTCAGTCTAAATTCCGTACCTGGGTACAGAGTCAAGGGGTGTCGATGGACGTTGAACTGAGTATCGGCAAATTGGCCAAGGCCGCCGAGGTGAGCGTCGAGACGATCCGCTACTACCAGCGCCGTGGCCTGCTGGCTGAACCGCCCAAGCCGCCGGGCGGCCAGCGCCGCTACCCGGCGGCGATGGTCGCGCGTCTGTGCTTTATCAAGCGGGCGCAAGCGCTGGGCTTCAGCCTCGCGGAGGTGGCCGATCTGCTCAGCCTGGACGCGGCCAGCGCCTGCGCCGAGACACGCGCGCTGGCGGCGCGCAAGTTGGCGCTGATCGAGCGGAAGATGGCCGAGCTGGCGACGATGCGGCAGGTGCTGGGCGAACTGGTCGGCCGGTGCGATGCGGGAGGCGGCGAGGCGAGCTGTCCGATCATCGAGGTGCTGGCCAGGGAGGGTTGAGCGCAGTGGAAATGGATGACTATCGGCTCGACCTCTTCATCAGCCGTGGCGGGCGTTCGTGCGCCGCTATCCGATCCTGCCCAGCGCCGGAAACACCCGCAGAAACCAGTAGGACAAGGCCGCCAGTTGACCGGTGATCATGGCCAGTCCCATGAAAATCAGGATGACACCCGCTCCTAGATGGATGGCCCGACTCCAGCGCCGCAGCCGTTTCAGGTGCGCCAGGAAATGGTTGATGAACAGGGCGCTCAGCAGGAACGGCACGCCCAGACCCAGTGAGTAGATGGACAACAGCGCGATGCCATCAACCCTGGTTCTGGAGGCGCTGATCGTCAGGATGCTGCCCAGGATAGGGCCGATGCAGGGCGTCCAGCCGAAGGCGAACGCTGCGCCCAGGGCATAGGTAGCCACAGGACCTAGCCTGGCATTGAAGCGATGGACCAGGCGTACATCCAGATGCAGCCAGCGCGGGTTGATCAGGCCGGTCATGAACAGGCCAAAGGCGATCACGATGGCGCCGCCGATAAGGTTTGTCTGCTGCTGATAGGTCAGCAGCAGCTTGCTCAGCGCGCTGGCGCTGGCACCCAGTACGACGAACACAGTTGAGAAACCGAGTACGAAGGTCAGGCTCATGCCGACTACGGCGATACGTTCGCGCCGGTTTTGCATGGATTGCAGCTCGTCCACCGAGCGGCCCGCGATAAACGACAGGTAGCCGGGCACCAGTGGCAGCACGCAGGGGGAAATGAAGGAGATCATCCCGGCCGCAAAGGCGCTCAGGATGCCGATATCGCTTAGCGTCGGCACCGCTCAGCCCCCCTGGGGCGTGCCGATGAGTTCGCGCAGGTACTCGATGACCTCGGGATGGTCCCATTCGGCAGCGCCCAGTTTCCTGCCCAGCTCCCGGCCATGACGGTCGAGCAGTAGGGTGGCGGGCAGACCGAAGGCGCCGAGGCTGCCGATGGCCCGGGCACTCGCGTCGATATAGAGCTCGAGGTGCTGGATGCCGATTTCCGCGTAGAAGTCCCGCACCACCTGTTCCCCGTCCGGGTCGACCGAGAGGGCCAGCACCTGGAAATCGGCGCCGCCGAGTTGCCCCTGCAACCGATCCAGGGTCGGCATCTCCTCACGGCATGGGCCGCACCAGGTGGCCCAGAGATTGAGCAGGACAATCCGGCCCTTGAAGTCGCTGAGGGTGCGAGGCTTGCCCTGGCTATCGGTAAATTCGACTTCGGCTACGGTCTTCGGCTCGGGCCAGATCGTTAGGTCGGCAGGGGGCGCGGCCGCAGCGGTCTGCAGGAATAGGAGCAGCAGGCCGGCCATAGCCAGGGGCCAAGCCCGGCTTGGCGCCGGGCATTCAGCCGGAGCGAGCGTACTCGGGGTAGGTGTATGCCAGTCCATGCTTTGCCCTCGTCGCGTCATGCCGCGGCGGAATGGCGGCAGCAGCTGCGCAAGACGGTCTAGCCTTCAGTGTAGTCAACTGGCCCCGGGCACTGTTGAGCGGCGGGGCGCGATTGCCTAGTTCGCCGGATATTCGGCGACAACCTGGTCAGTGCCCGCCTGGGTCAGTCCGATCACCTGGTAGGCCTGCTGCTTGCCGCCGACCTCCATGCCCGGTGAACCGGCCGGCATGCCCGGCACGGCGATGCCGAGCAGATCGGTGCGCTGGCTCAGTTCGATGATCTGCGCCGCCGGCACATGGCCCTCGACGAACTTGCCGTCGATCACCGCCGTGTGGCAGGCGGCCAGGCGGGGTGCCACGCCGAGGCGCTGCTTGACGGCGGGCATGTCGGATTCGACATGGTCGATGACCTTGAAGCCGTTGTCTTGCAGATGCGCGACCCATTTCTTGCAGCAGCCACAGTTGGCGTCGCGGTGCACGTCGATGGTCAGCGGCTCGGCGGCCTGCGCCGCGGCGGCGAACAGCAGGGCGGCCAAGGCGCTGGCCTGAATGCCGGCTCGGTAGAGGTTGGATTTAGTGGGCATGCACATGTTCCTTGCCATCGGCGTGGAGGTGGGTCGTGGTTGCTGGCTTTGGCACCTCGGCAGCTATCTTGGTGTCGTGGTGGCTGGCGCCGGGCATCTCGCCGGCATGGTGGTCATCCTCGGCCTGATCGTGATGGCTCATGTCGGCCATTTCGCCGGCGTGGTGATCGTCGCTGGCGCCGCCATGCTGTCCTTCATGGTCGTGCATGTCGGATTCACCGCCGCCGTGCTGGTGGCCGCCGCTGGAGGCGACCAAGGCGCGGTATTGCCGGGCGTCCATCTCCGGCAGCTGCTGCAGGAAGGCGACCATGCCCCAGATGTAGGGGTCGTCCATGCTCTTGCCCCAGGCCGGCATGCCGCTGGCCTTGATGCCGTGCTTGATGGTCCAGAAGGTGGCCGCCGGCTTGCCCTTGTCGCCGACCTCGGTCAGGTTTGGCGGCTCTGGGTAGAGCGCTTGGCTCAACTCGGTTTCGGCGATGCCCGGGGCCAGGTGGCAGCCAACGCACATGGCGTTGTAGTTGCCGGCGCCGGCGCGGATCAGCTCCTGATCGTTCAGGTCGGGCACCGGGATATTGCGTGAGCGCACTTCGATGGAGCGTTCCCGGGCCATGGTCAGAAAGGCGTGGACGATGGGCAGGTGCGGGTCGTCGGCGCCGACGTTGACCAGGCCGAAGTAGGCGCCGGTGGTGACTGCGGCGCTGCCGACGATGCTGGCGGCGACCAGGGTCGTGATTGTTCTCTTCATCTCAGCTCCCTAGAACCACAGCCGGATGCCGGCGACCAGGCGCGCCTCGCTGGCGTCGCCGCCTTCCTCGCGGACCATATCGGCGGTATTGCCGTAGGCGCGGTTCCAGGTGACGCCAACGTAGGGGGCGAACTCGCGGCGGATCTCGTAGCGCAGGCGCAAGCCGACTTCGCTGTTGGCCAGGCCGGAGCCGACGCCGCGCTCGTGGTCGTTCTTGCCGTAGAAGTTCAGCTCGGCGGTGGGCTGCAGGATCAGGCGGTTGGTCAGCAGCATGTCGTAGTCGCCCTCCAGGCGCAGGGCGCTCTGTCCTTGCTCGCCGACGAAGCCGGTGGCCTCGAATTCCAGGCCGTACAGGGGCATGCCCTGGATGCCGAAGGCGCCCCAGGTCTGCGGTGAGCCTGGCTTGAAGTCCTGGCGCACGCCGCCGACCAGCTCCCACCAGGGGCCGATGGCATGGCCCCAGAGCGCCTGCAGCTCGGCCTCCTCGGTCATGCCATTGGTTCGCTCACCCTCCGAGCGCAGCCACAGGCGGTCGATGTCGCCGCCGATCCAGGCGGCGGCATCCCAGCTCAGCACGCTGCCTTCGTCGGCGTTCTGGTACTCCAGTTGTTCGAACAGCAGGAACCAGCTGAGCATCTTGTCGTGCACGGCATGACCGGGCAGCGGCGGGAACGCGGCGGCGCGGTCGGCATCGGTGAGCACCGGGACCGGCGTGCGACTGCTCGTGGTGGGCGTCGGCGCGCTGCTAGCCGGGGCTGCGGCGCCGTGGCCCATCTGGCTGTGGTCCATGGCCTTAGGCTGCTGGGGTGCCGGCTGCACGCTGCCGTGGCCCATGGCCCCGTGGTCCATCTGGCTGTGGTCCATGGCCTTAGGCTGCTGGGGTGCCGGCTGTACGCTGCCATGGCCCATGGCCCCATGGTCCATCTGGCTGTGGTCCATGGCCTTAGGCGGCTGGGGTGCCGGCTGCACGCTGCCGTGGCCCATGGCTCCATGGTCCATCTGGCTGTGATCCATGGCTTTGGGCTGCTTGGGCGATGACTGAGCGCTGCCGTGGCCCATGGCCGAATGATCCATCTGCGCGTGATCCATCTGCTCGGCGGCGCTGGCCATGCCGGCGCCGGTCACGCCCAGGGCGAGCGCCAGGGCGCCGCCGAGCCGTCTTGCTGTGTTCAATGAGTGGTTCATCTCTCGCTTTCCTTACTCGTCCACGCGCACTTCACGGAACATGCCCATTTCCATGTGCAGCAGCAGGTGGCAGTGGTAGGCCCAGCGGCCCAGTGCGTCGGCGGTGACCCGGTAGCTGCGCTTGGAGCCGGGCGGCATGTCGATGGTGTGCTTGCGCACCCGGAAGTTGCCGTTGTCGTCTTCCAGGTCGCTCCACATGCCGTGCAGGTGGATGGGGTGGGTCATCATGGTGTCGTTGACCAGGGTGATGCGCAGCCGCTCGCCGTACTTGAGACGCAGCGGCTCGGCGTCGGAGAACTTGATGCCGTCGAACGACCAGGCGAACTTCTCCATGTGCCCGGTCAGGTGCAGCTCGATGGTACGGCTGGGCTCGCGGCCGTCCGGGTCGGGGAAGGTGCTCTTCAGGTCGGCGTAGGTCAGTACCCGCCGCCCGTTGTCGCGCAGGCCCATGCCCGGGTCGTCGAGCTTGGAGGTGGGCATCATGGTCTGCATGTCGACCAGCGGATTGTTGGTTTCGGA
The genomic region above belongs to Pseudomonas benzenivorans and contains:
- a CDS encoding mercuric transporter MerT family protein — its product is MLSGRGSLLAGGLAAIGASLCCVAPLALLALGIGGSWMTSLTALEPYRPIFIGLTLLFLGLAFRRLYFVPQLCAPGVPCADPRALRRQRLLFWIVTPLLLTLLAVPWLAPLLY
- the merR gene encoding Hg(II)-responsive transcriptional regulator; translation: MDVELSIGKLAKAAEVSVETIRYYQRRGLLAEPPKPPGGQRRYPAAMVARLCFIKRAQALGFSLAEVADLLSLDAASACAETRALAARKLALIERKMAELATMRQVLGELVGRCDAGGGEASCPIIEVLAREG
- a CDS encoding cytochrome c biogenesis CcdA family protein, which codes for MPTLSDIGILSAFAAGMISFISPCVLPLVPGYLSFIAGRSVDELQSMQNRRERIAVVGMSLTFVLGFSTVFVVLGASASALSKLLLTYQQQTNLIGGAIVIAFGLFMTGLINPRWLHLDVRLVHRFNARLGPVATYALGAAFAFGWTPCIGPILGSILTISASRTRVDGIALLSIYSLGLGVPFLLSALFINHFLAHLKRLRRWSRAIHLGAGVILIFMGLAMITGQLAALSYWFLRVFPALGRIG
- a CDS encoding TlpA family protein disulfide reductase produces the protein MAGLLLLFLQTAAAAPPADLTIWPEPKTVAEVEFTDSQGKPRTLSDFKGRIVLLNLWATWCGPCREEMPTLDRLQGQLGGADFQVLALSVDPDGEQVVRDFYAEIGIQHLELYIDASARAIGSLGAFGLPATLLLDRHGRELGRKLGAAEWDHPEVIEYLRELIGTPQGG
- a CDS encoding DUF411 domain-containing protein; this encodes MPTKSNLYRAGIQASALAALLFAAAAQAAEPLTIDVHRDANCGCCKKWVAHLQDNGFKVIDHVESDMPAVKQRLGVAPRLAACHTAVIDGKFVEGHVPAAQIIELSQRTDLLGIAVPGMPAGSPGMEVGGKQQAYQVIGLTQAGTDQVVAEYPAN
- a CDS encoding c-type cytochrome; its protein translation is MKRTITTLVAASIVGSAAVTTGAYFGLVNVGADDPHLPIVHAFLTMARERSIEVRSRNIPVPDLNDQELIRAGAGNYNAMCVGCHLAPGIAETELSQALYPEPPNLTEVGDKGKPAATFWTIKHGIKASGMPAWGKSMDDPYIWGMVAFLQQLPEMDARQYRALVASSGGHQHGGGESDMHDHEGQHGGASDDHHAGEMADMSHHDQAEDDHHAGEMPGASHHDTKIAAEVPKPATTTHLHADGKEHVHAH
- a CDS encoding copper resistance protein B; protein product: MDHAQMDHSAMGHGSAQSSPKQPKAMDHSQMDHGAMGHGSVQPAPQPPKAMDHSQMDHGAMGHGSVQPAPQQPKAMDHSQMDHGAMGHGSVQPAPQQPKAMDHSQMGHGAAAPASSAPTPTTSSRTPVPVLTDADRAAAFPPLPGHAVHDKMLSWFLLFEQLEYQNADEGSVLSWDAAAWIGGDIDRLWLRSEGERTNGMTEEAELQALWGHAIGPWWELVGGVRQDFKPGSPQTWGAFGIQGMPLYGLEFEATGFVGEQGQSALRLEGDYDMLLTNRLILQPTAELNFYGKNDHERGVGSGLANSEVGLRLRYEIRREFAPYVGVTWNRAYGNTADMVREEGGDASEARLVAGIRLWF